In Candidatus Dependentiae bacterium, the following proteins share a genomic window:
- a CDS encoding M23 family metallopeptidase produces the protein MVEKLSQSFDHIYSFFKRHAVISIKISLAVLVVVLCSLTSVLLYEYRFFKIQTEKMLELKEDYRNYVLAVKKILHDYNRTKVRLEELETLVVEKKKEFETLGIGLQATFPEGVRVYSTDDEQEEQEPFPLVNRELEYLKQSTLDYLKEQKLSYLTQRMGSDAWREYTDHIIERDKAAADKKRPQRSKRVYRKQARRQSRQKVHSQPRERVHDIAMHWPIERSHFWLSSPFGPRKKPNGAWGFHHGIDMAAVKGTHVKAAAGGVVVEARHSSGYGKTIVIAHTGKYRTRYAHLNSMRVSVGQKVESGQYIGNVGATGFVRSKRGGDASHLHFEVYAFGKQVNPSYFLA, from the coding sequence ATGGTAGAAAAATTATCTCAATCATTTGACCATATCTATTCTTTCTTTAAGCGACATGCTGTTATTTCTATCAAAATATCTTTAGCTGTCCTTGTGGTGGTGTTGTGTTCATTAACGTCAGTATTGCTGTATGAGTATCGTTTTTTTAAGATCCAGACAGAGAAAATGTTGGAGCTTAAGGAAGATTATCGCAACTATGTGCTGGCGGTAAAAAAAATTCTGCATGACTACAACCGAACAAAGGTCCGCTTAGAAGAACTTGAAACCCTGGTGGTTGAAAAAAAAAAAGAGTTTGAAACATTAGGCATTGGTCTGCAGGCAACTTTTCCTGAGGGCGTGCGCGTGTATTCAACCGATGATGAACAAGAAGAGCAAGAACCTTTTCCGCTGGTCAATCGGGAGCTTGAATATCTTAAGCAATCCACGCTTGATTATCTTAAAGAGCAGAAATTAAGTTATCTAACCCAACGTATGGGGTCTGATGCCTGGCGTGAGTACACTGATCATATTATCGAACGTGATAAAGCTGCTGCAGATAAAAAAAGACCTCAACGTTCAAAGCGTGTCTATCGAAAGCAAGCAAGGCGTCAATCGCGTCAAAAGGTTCATTCTCAGCCGCGAGAGCGTGTGCATGACATTGCTATGCACTGGCCCATCGAACGTTCGCATTTCTGGTTGAGTTCACCATTTGGTCCACGCAAAAAACCCAACGGAGCTTGGGGGTTCCATCATGGCATTGATATGGCAGCGGTCAAAGGGACTCACGTTAAAGCAGCAGCCGGTGGCGTTGTTGTTGAGGCGCGGCATTCGTCAGGCTATGGTAAAACAATTGTGATTGCTCATACGGGTAAATATCGTACGCGGTATGCGCATTTAAATTCTATGCGTGTGTCTGTGGGGCAAAAAGTTGAATCAGGTCAGTATATTGGCAATGTGGGCGCAACTGGTTTTGTACGCAGCAAGCGTGGTGGCGATGCATCTCATCTGCATTTTGAAGTATACGCATTTGGTAAACAAGTTAATCCCAGTTATTTTCTTGCATGA
- the lepB gene encoding signal peptidase I translates to MKHTSDTDTKKRSAFVGFLDVAAIVCIAFLIRTFGYGLYRVPTGSMESTMLAGEFFVANKAVMLFLSPQGGDIISFNDPTFSYSTNKIQALFQRYMWGPSNWTKRVIGVPGDRMQGVIEQGKPVVYRNGVRLDESYVNRYPLIGVWHEKPKNSLAMSDEQVCQEWSFKVYDPAKPYGNQPWYAIDADCVICDAYGRTIVREPGELLQERSPADRNGNYWNGSDEFYVELGSNEYWVMGDNRLNSYDSRTFGPLHSRFIHGKIVYRLASVDRVASSVLYDILMHPRDFWQSIRWERCAQRVT, encoded by the coding sequence ATGAAGCATACTAGTGATACCGATACAAAAAAACGTTCAGCATTTGTTGGCTTTCTTGATGTTGCCGCAATTGTTTGTATTGCCTTCTTAATTCGTACTTTTGGTTATGGGTTATATCGTGTGCCTACTGGTTCTATGGAATCAACGATGTTGGCCGGTGAGTTTTTTGTGGCTAATAAAGCTGTCATGCTTTTTTTATCACCGCAGGGCGGTGATATTATTAGTTTCAATGATCCTACTTTCTCTTATTCAACAAATAAGATTCAAGCTTTGTTTCAGCGCTATATGTGGGGACCATCAAATTGGACAAAGCGTGTTATTGGCGTGCCGGGTGATCGCATGCAGGGAGTGATAGAACAAGGTAAGCCTGTTGTGTATCGCAATGGTGTGCGGTTGGATGAGTCGTATGTTAATCGTTACCCACTCATTGGTGTGTGGCATGAAAAACCAAAAAATAGCCTGGCGATGTCTGATGAACAAGTTTGCCAAGAGTGGTCGTTTAAAGTGTATGATCCTGCAAAACCCTACGGCAATCAGCCGTGGTATGCCATTGACGCCGATTGTGTAATCTGTGATGCCTATGGTAGAACAATAGTACGGGAGCCTGGCGAGTTGCTTCAAGAAAGATCGCCAGCTGATCGTAATGGAAATTATTGGAATGGTTCAGATGAATTTTATGTTGAGCTTGGGTCTAACGAGTATTGGGTGATGGGAGACAATCGGCTTAACAGTTACGACTCACGTACTTTTGGTCCTTTGCATAGTCGTTTTATTCATGGAAAAATTGTGTATCGATTAGCATCGGTTGATAGAGTGGCTTCATCAGTTTTATATGATATACTGATGCATCCTCGTGATTTTTGGCAATCAATTCGTTGGGAGCGATGTGCGCAAAGGGTGACATAG
- the lepB gene encoding signal peptidase I, translating into MRMQTDKKTGALALIKELVILLLIVFVVRTIGFGLYQVPTGSMETTILVGERFFAEKFTPWFSKPARGDIIAFNQPETMYVYSSNPAILFVQQYIWGPVNLTKRVIGLPGDKVKGVIEDGKPVIYINDVKLDEPYVNKYPLISVYKESLQEVDKLSEAYLTELLLTGRIRSSDVNELKGRVKEQFATQKSFDPAVSWDKQPFYRIQEDRIALNGEGEPVIRYPYTVLMPDQRPIQRGNGNYWGNSADEFYIELGPNQYWCMGDNRLGSGDSRYFGPVDGKHIHGRILYRIWSMDSDESWWILDLLKHPIDFWTRIRWNRFFERVR; encoded by the coding sequence ATGAGAATGCAAACGGATAAAAAAACAGGCGCACTAGCATTGATAAAAGAGTTAGTTATTCTTCTACTCATTGTCTTTGTTGTTCGCACTATCGGTTTTGGTTTATATCAAGTGCCAACCGGTTCAATGGAAACTACCATTTTAGTTGGTGAGCGATTCTTTGCAGAAAAATTTACTCCATGGTTTTCAAAGCCAGCGCGCGGCGATATCATAGCTTTTAATCAACCAGAAACAATGTACGTCTACTCTTCTAATCCTGCAATATTGTTTGTTCAACAGTATATCTGGGGGCCAGTGAATTTGACCAAGCGTGTTATTGGTTTGCCTGGTGATAAAGTCAAAGGTGTTATTGAAGATGGCAAGCCAGTCATTTATATTAATGATGTAAAGTTGGATGAGCCGTACGTAAACAAATATCCGCTTATTTCGGTGTATAAAGAATCCCTGCAAGAAGTGGATAAACTGAGTGAAGCCTATTTGACCGAGTTGCTTTTAACTGGTCGGATACGTTCATCTGATGTTAATGAACTTAAGGGAAGAGTAAAAGAACAATTTGCAACACAAAAATCATTTGATCCTGCAGTGAGTTGGGACAAGCAACCGTTTTATCGCATTCAAGAAGATCGTATTGCGCTTAACGGTGAAGGTGAACCAGTAATACGTTATCCGTATACAGTGTTAATGCCAGATCAAAGACCGATCCAACGTGGTAATGGCAATTATTGGGGTAACAGTGCCGATGAGTTTTATATAGAATTAGGTCCTAATCAGTATTGGTGCATGGGAGATAACAGGCTTGGTAGTGGTGATTCACGATACTTTGGGCCCGTTGATGGTAAGCATATCCATGGCAGGATTTTATACCGGATTTGGTCTATGGACAGCGATGAATCATGGTGGATTTTAGATCTACTCAAGCATCCTATAGATTTCTGGACACGTATTAGGTGGAATCGCTTTTTTGAGCGTGTTAGATAG
- a CDS encoding HU family DNA-binding protein, with amino-acid sequence MNKAKLVEGMAKITKLPKSTCKECLEAFITSVGAALKGNKTVVLTGFGTFSVMKRKSRVGINPATGKKMQIPAKKVPKFKPGKALKSMVK; translated from the coding sequence ATGAATAAAGCAAAATTAGTTGAAGGCATGGCCAAAATAACCAAATTGCCTAAGTCAACGTGCAAAGAGTGCTTAGAAGCATTCATTACTTCAGTTGGCGCGGCATTAAAAGGTAACAAAACAGTTGTATTAACTGGTTTTGGTACTTTCAGTGTTATGAAGAGAAAGAGCAGAGTAGGTATTAATCCTGCCACTGGCAAGAAAATGCAAATACCTGCTAAGAAAGTTCCAAAGTTTAAGCCAGGTAAAGCATTAAAATCTATGGTTAAATAA
- a CDS encoding FUN14 domain-containing protein → MVNAPVQPEMSFFQTIQHYLNPRLIWQKITESKDVIFDVIVFSGVGFLVGFVLKRYGEYVAVLVGFILALVLLQHFELLNIGINWAKINHCFGLKPIVVPEGGSLAAVYWEWVTQNVAAVIGFFVGFFVGLRVG, encoded by the coding sequence ATGGTGAATGCGCCCGTGCAACCAGAAATGAGTTTTTTTCAAACGATTCAGCATTATCTCAATCCTCGTTTGATCTGGCAAAAAATTACCGAATCCAAGGATGTTATTTTTGATGTCATAGTTTTTTCGGGTGTAGGTTTCTTAGTGGGGTTTGTACTAAAAAGATATGGAGAATATGTTGCGGTGCTTGTTGGATTTATTTTAGCACTCGTACTGTTGCAGCATTTTGAGTTATTGAATATTGGTATCAATTGGGCAAAAATTAATCATTGCTTTGGGTTAAAGCCAATAGTAGTCCCTGAAGGTGGTTCGCTAGCAGCCGTATATTGGGAATGGGTTACGCAGAATGTGGCCGCAGTGATCGGCTTTTTTGTAGGATTTTTTGTTGGGTTAAGGGTTGGGTAA
- a CDS encoding GspE/PulE family protein, which produces MNKEIKQSDAPAIRLVDAILQKAIASHASDIHLESTAKGLRIRFRIDGMLYDQETIEAVLMSHLLSRIKVLANINIAEKRVPQDGKFRTVADGHDIDLRISTFPSIYGEKIVIRILDRSLNKITLDALGMYDSMLQQFKELLMRPHGFFLVTGPTGSGKTTTLYAALSALNAPEKNIITLEDPVEYSVDGITQGHINPEAGFTFSKGIRSILRQDPDILMVGEIRDKETARTAIEAALTGHMVLSTLHTNDAPSAIMRLMDMGIEPFLINAAVTGVLAQRLARKICVACRTAVRPDEQEQQILQRVGLKVDQLYKGKGCDTCLNLGYKGRTGIFEFLTMTNALRALIVHRPQFDAIYAQALQDGMPTMLHDGAQKVKDGIITLEELIRVVV; this is translated from the coding sequence ATGAATAAAGAAATAAAGCAGAGTGATGCGCCAGCTATTCGGTTGGTGGATGCTATTTTGCAAAAGGCAATTGCTAGTCATGCATCGGACATTCATTTGGAATCTACGGCAAAAGGTTTGCGCATTAGATTTCGTATTGATGGCATGCTCTATGATCAAGAGACCATTGAGGCTGTATTGATGTCTCATCTTCTTTCGCGGATTAAAGTGCTCGCCAATATTAATATTGCAGAGAAACGGGTTCCTCAGGATGGTAAATTCAGAACGGTTGCCGATGGGCACGACATCGATTTGAGAATATCTACGTTTCCTTCTATCTATGGCGAAAAGATTGTTATTCGTATTTTAGATCGATCACTTAATAAAATCACCCTCGATGCTTTGGGCATGTACGATAGTATGCTCCAGCAATTCAAGGAACTTTTGATGCGGCCGCATGGTTTTTTCTTAGTGACGGGACCGACTGGTTCAGGAAAAACCACCACCTTGTACGCCGCTCTTTCTGCTTTGAATGCACCCGAAAAAAATATTATCACGCTTGAAGACCCTGTTGAATACAGTGTCGATGGTATTACCCAAGGTCACATTAATCCTGAGGCTGGGTTTACGTTTAGCAAGGGGATTCGTTCTATTTTACGTCAAGATCCAGACATTTTAATGGTCGGGGAAATTCGAGACAAAGAAACTGCTCGTACTGCCATTGAAGCTGCGTTGACTGGTCACATGGTGCTAAGTACGTTGCATACCAACGATGCACCAAGCGCCATAATGCGCCTTATGGATATGGGTATTGAGCCTTTTCTTATTAATGCTGCCGTCACGGGAGTTTTGGCGCAGCGCTTGGCTCGTAAAATTTGTGTTGCATGCCGCACTGCCGTAAGGCCTGATGAGCAAGAGCAACAGATTTTGCAGCGCGTAGGTCTCAAGGTTGATCAGCTGTATAAAGGAAAGGGCTGCGATACATGCTTGAATCTTGGGTATAAAGGCAGAACAGGAATTTTCGAATTTTTGACCATGACTAATGCGCTGCGTGCTTTGATTGTACATCGGCCACAGTTTGACGCTATTTATGCACAAGCATTGCAGGACGGTATGCCGACGATGCTGCATGACGGCGCTCAAAAGGTTAAAGATGGCATTATTACGCTAGAAGAACTTATCCGAGTGGTCGTTTAA